The uncultured Mailhella sp. genome segment GGCATGACCCTGTTCGGCATCATTCTGCTGACCGGCATGCTGAACATCCTTATCACGTCGGCCACGTCGAAGTGGGCCATCCTGTCCACCATTTTCGTGCCCATGCTCATGATGCTGGGCATTTCTCCCGAACTCACCCAGGCCGCGTTCCGCGTAAGCGACTCCGCCGTGAACGTGTCCACGCCGCTGTTCCCGTTCTATCCGCTGCTCATCATGTACTGCCAGAAGTACGCCAAGGCCACGGGCGTGGGCACGCTCTGCTCCATGATGCTCCCCTATACGGTAGCGCTGCTCGTGGTGCTCACTTTCGTGCTGTACATGTACTGGATGATAGGCATTCCGCTGGGCTTTGACAGCGGCTATGTGTATCCTCCCGTCAAGTAAACTCTCTTGCATCAAGAAGGCAAAAGTCATGAAACATGAATACGCCGACGAACTGACGGAACGTTTTTTGCGTTATGTCGCCGTTCCTTCCGAAAGCAATCCCGCCGCAGGCGTGGTTCCGAGCACGGAAGGACAGCGCGAACTGGCCCGTCTTCTGGCAGGCGAACTTCAGGCCATGGGGCTTGAAGACATCGAGATCGATGAACATTCCATCCTGACCGCCAAACTGCCGGGCAACGTGTCCGGCGCTCCGGCCGTGGGCTTTGTCGCGCATCTCGACACCGTGCCCGTGTCGCTTTCTCCCGAAGTGCATCCCCAGATGCTGCATTATGAGGGCGGAGACGTCTGCCTGAACGCCGAAAAGGATATTTGGCTGCGTCTTGCCGAACATCCCGAACTCGCGGACTACGCGGGTCAGGACATCATCTTCACCGACGGCACCAGCGTGCTCGGCGCGGACAACAAGGCCGCCATCGCCAACGTGATGACCATGCTGCACGTGCTCTCTTCCGGCGACAGACCGCACGGAGAAATCCGCGTGGCCTTCGTGCCGGATGAGGAAATCGGTCTTTGCGGCTCCAAGCTGATGGATCTGAACAAGTTCAAGGTTGATTTTGCCTACACCATCGACTGCTGCGCCGTGGGCGAACTCGTGTATGAAACGTTCAATGCCGGCAGCGTTCTCTTTGAGATTGAAGGCGTGACGGCGCATCCCATGTCCGCCAAGGGCGTGCTTGTCAATCCGCTGCTCGTGGCTACCGACATCATCAACTGCTTCGACCGCAAGCAGACGCCCGAGCACACCGACGGCAAGGAAGGCTACTGGTGGTTTACCGGCATGGAATCCAACAGCAGCCGCTGCACCCTGCACATGAACATTCGCGACTTCGACAAGAAGTGCTACGAAGCCCGCAAGAAGTACGTGCAGGACGTGGTGGACTTCACGCGCATCCGTCACAAGAGAGCCAAGATCAAGGTGACGTTTACGGACGTGTACGGCAACATTGTGGAATCGCTCGGCGAAGACAGAGCGCCCATCGACCTCATGTACGAAGCCGCGCACGAGATCGGCGTGGAGCCGAAGACCATCGCCATGCGCGGCGGCACCGACGGTTCCGCCCTGTCCGCCAAGGGCCTTGTGACCCCCAACTATTTCACCGGCGGGTTGAACTTCCATTCCAATGCGGAATTTCTGCCCGTTCCGTCTTTGTGCAAGTCTCTTGAGATGACGCTCAAGATTCTGGAGCTTGCAGCGAAGAAATCCGCCTGCTGATTTCCGTTGACAGCATGATGAAAAGCGCCTCGCGTCCTTGTCGGCCGGGGCGTTTTTTTCATGCCCGGAGAACTTCCGACCGGCGAGTCGAATGTGGAGGGGAAGGGCAGCGGCTTGACAAAGACGCCTCACCCGGCGCGAAGGTCGGCAATCTGTCTTGAAAAAGGATCCGGGAACGGCAAAGGGCGGGAACGCGCGGCGCGGAGGAAAGGTGCGTCGATCTGCGTCAACGATGGCGAGCTTCTGTTTCGGTCGCCCGCCGCAGGCAGAGGGCAGGTGACCGTTTGGAGTTGCAGGGATGATGTTCGATGCGTGGCGGTCCCGGTTTCCGGCGGTTAAACGAGAGCCGGCGGCGGAGATGTTCCGTCGCCGGATCGATTCGTGAAAGCGATATTTTGCCGTTAGCGCTCGCGGGAAGAGCAGCAGCTGGTCTGACAGGCGGCGGGAGCCTTGCTGAAGTGGATGAGGCAGAGCATGACGCCCATGAGGATGAGGGCGGTGCCTATCCAGAAGGAGAGGGACACGGCTTCGCCCAGGAAGAGAATGCCGAGAATGGTGGCAGTGAGCGGCTGAACCGGATAGAAGGCGGAGCATGTTCCGGCTTCTATGAGGGACAGGCTTTCATTCCAGAGCAGGTGGGCGACGCAGGTGCACATGACGGCCATGTACAGCAGCGAAGCCGCGACTCCGGCGTCCCAGACGGCGGGCGTGTGCATGAGTTCCACGGCGGAGGCGGGCAGCGTGAACACAAGGGCGACGCCCATGCTCCAGGCGGTGATGATGAGAGGATGGTATTTGTGTCCGATCTTGCGGATGATGATGGACACGTACGACCACAGGAGCACGGAAATGAGGGAAAGGATGATGCCCGTCATCATGTCGCTGCCGTGAACGCCGCCGATGATGAAGTACACGCCGACGATGCCGAGAGCAAGGCCGATGACCTTCTGGATGGTGAGGCGCTCATGCAGGAAGATGGCCGCCATGATCATGATGACGATGGGATTCAGGGAATTGACGAGCGCGGCGAAGGAGGCGTTGGAAAACTTGGTGCCCAGAAGCTGGAGCACCAGAGCCACGAAGTAGCCGAAGAAACCGATCATGAAGATGTATTTGTAGTCCTGACGCTCAACGGGCCTGAATTTCTTTATGCGTATGAGCACGAGGAGCAGCAGGAAGGAAATGGCGTACCGCACGAGGGAAACCGTAAAGGGCGGCACCTTGTCGAGCACGTATTTGCTCACGACGTAGAGACTGCCCCACAGAAAGAAGGTGAGGAACAGGTAGAGGTAGACTAGTCTTTCATGCAATGTTTTCATGGGACACTCCGGGGCGGGAAAAGCCGGTCAGCTTTTCTCGTCGACAAGGGAAAGGTTTTTCCAGTTTCCGCGACGGAAACGGACGATGAATATACCGGCTCTGCACAGTTCGTCGGCGCTCATGGCCACCCATACGCCGATGATGCCGAGCCCCAGAACACTGCCGAGAAGCCATGAACCGCAAACGGCCACGGCCCAGCAGAAAATGATGGCCAGCGTGGTGGGAAAAATGACGTCGCCGCAGGTCTGCAGAGCGCGCACCATGACGATGTTGATGGCGCGGCCGATTTCCAGCGCAATATCGATGAGCATGACGGTGCGGCAGAGGCGAATGACGTCGGCATTGTCGGTCAGCAGGCCGAAAATGGTGTTCGCGAACAGCGCGATGGCGACGGAAATGGTGATGGACGCCGCGCAGGAGACCACGGTCACCCAGACCACGAGTTCTTCGGCTTCCTGATGGCGTTTGGCGCCGAGCGCCCGGCCGAGCAGAATCTGCATGGCCTGGGAAATGGCCGAAGTGAACAGGTACGAGCACATGGCGAGCATGGTGGCGTAGGTTTTCACCACGGCTTCCATGGTGCTGAACGTGTTGATGATGGCCAGAATGACGATCTGACTGAAGGAATAGGAAATGGACTCTCCGCAGGAGGGAAGGCCGATTTTGAGTATTTTGAGCAGTTCCGAGCGGCGGCAGCGGAAGAGCTGCGTTATGGAGAGGTTGAGGCGCAGATATTTTCTGACCTCATAAAAAAGGATGAGGGCGCCCATGAGGCGGGAGATCACGGAGGGAATGGCGACGGCCACGGCGCCCTGCATGCCGAATCCCCAGAGAAAGAGAGCGTTGCCGCTGATGTTGATGATGTTGAAGAGAAAGGCCACGAAAAGGCACTGCTTCATGTAGGTGTTGCTGCGCAGATAGGCGCTCAGCGACAGCATGACGGCCTGAAGGAAGAGGCCGCTTCCCGTGATGCGCAGATAGATGACCGCTTCGTCCATGATTTCCGGCTGAACGTGGATGGCGGAAAGCACGGGCCTTGCGAGCACGGCGAGCAGCACGCCGATGGAGAGGCTGACGGTCAGATTGAAGTAGAAGGAAAGCACATAGACCTGCTGTTCCTTTTCCTTGTTGTGCGCGCCCTTGTACTGACTGATGAGGATGAGGGACGCCGCGGAGAGCACGGACAGGCTGACGGCCAGCATGTCGAGAATGGTGTTGGCCTGATTGATGGCCGTGGCGCTGTAGTCGTTGCCGACCATGATTTTGTCCACGTTGCCCACGAGAAGCTGCAGCACGAGTTCCAGAAAGATGGGCAGGGTCAGTCTCAGGAGCAGGCGGATGTCGATATGTTGTTTCTGAAGCCGGAACATGGAACGTATGGGATGCGGTGAAAGGGGCGGGGTGTCCTCTGGCGGAGTGTGCCTTGCCGGAACAGGGGCGGTGTCTCAGGCTTTGGAGTCCGGGCGCAGCCCGCGGTCAATCTGCTCCGGAAGGCTGAGCTTGTAAAGAACAATGGGGCGACAAAACGTCGGATGGAGATCGGCAGGACTGCCGAAGTCAGTTCAGAGTCCCGTTGCCACGGCGATGATCATGACGACGACGGCCATGAGCGTCCACAGAAGAAAGAGCGGAAGAACCCATCCCGTCCACCTGCGGTAATCGAGGCCCGCCATGGCGATGCTGGCCATCATGGTGCCGTTGGTGGGAAAGATGACGTTCGAGAGCCCGTCGCCGAGCTGGAAGGCCAGCACGGCGGTCTGACGGGAAATGTCCACGACGTCGGAAAGCGGAGCCATGATGGGCATGACCACGGCGGCCTGCCCCGATCCCGAGGGAACGAAAAAGTTGAAGAGAAGGTTGAAGATGAACATGACCGGAGCCACGAGCACGCTGTGCAGGCTGTTCAGCGCGACGGCCATGCCGTAGATGATGGAGTGGAGGATATGCCCTTCGCTCAGCACGACGGAAATGCCGGTGGCAAGGCCGATGAGCATGGCGGAAAAGGTCATCTGCCTGGCTCCCTGAAGAAATCCGGCGACAAAGCCGTTCATGCCCATGCCGGTGACGAGGGCGCAGAACATGGCCACGAGCATCATGATGCCCGCCATGTAGTTCATGCCCCAGTGCCAGGAGAGGGAGCCCCATACATAGATGCCGAGTCCCGCCACGAGACCGAGCAGGGCGAGCGCGTGACGGCCGTTGAACGCCGGAGTGTCGTTTTGGGGCGCTTCGGGTGCGGCGGAAGCCGGTTCTTCATGAGGCGCGCGGCCGATTCTGCGGGCGTAGCGCACGATGAACAGCATGGTGGGCAGCAGAAAGACCAGCCACACGACGCTGCGGAAGCCGAATCCCGAGAGCATGGGCAGACCGGCGATCTGCTGGGCGATCTGCACGGTCATGGCGCACACGGGGCTGGTGGCGTAACCGCCGTAGGCCGCAAGAAACATGATAGCCACGCCCGTGATGTGGTCGGCGCCGAGCCTGCGGGCAAGAATGACGCCGATGGGAATGGTGGCCACGACGGGATTTGCCATGACGCCGGAGGCTCCGAGAATGCTCATGATGACGATGACGGCGGGCAGAATAAGGAAGGAGCGGGTTCCCAGCCTTCCGACCAGCCAGCTTATGAAGGCGTCCACGGAGTTGCTGGCGATGAGCACCTGAAAGTAGCCGCCCACGAGAAAGGTGAACACGATGATGGGACCGGCCTTGCCATGCCGGAGAATACGGCGTCCACCAGTCCCCAGGGAGAAACGCCCTGCTGGGGAATGGCGTGATAGGTGGCCGGATCAAGGAGTTTTGTGCCGGTGATGAGATCGTATTGTCCCGCGGGAATGACGTGGGTCAGCGCGGCGGCGAGGATCATCATGGCAAAAACGATGACCAGCGAGTTGGGAAACTGAAATTTTTTTGCGGAAGTGTTCATGGCGGGATCGTCGATAGTCGGCGGAAAAGGTTACGCGTTGTCGTCCGGCAGGGAAAGAATGGCGGCAACGAGCTTTTTGCACTGGGGCACCAGGGAGGAGAGCAGGGCGTATTCCTCTTTCGTATGGGCGTTGGCCCCGCCTATGCCCAGAGCGCACAGCGTGGGAACGCCCGTCTGCGTGACGAAGGCGCTGTCGGAACAGCCGCCCGTGGAGACGAAGGAAACCGGCCCGTAGCCCAGTTCGCGCGAGGCTTCGTCATAGACGGCGGCCAGCGCGTCGGTGCCCGGCGTTTTCTCCATGGCGGGGTAGCGGGCGAGCACCGTGAAGGAGGCCGAGGTGCCGGGCAGAGGCGTTTGGGCGCACAGGCGCTCAAGGTTTTTCAGGGCGTCTTCGTAGTCGGCATTGGACATGTAGCGCAGGCCGAGAGAGATGGCGCAGCTGTCGGGAATGATGTTGGAGCCCGTGCCGCCCGTAATTTTGCCGCAGTTGAACAAATTGCCGTCCGGGGTGGTCAGCGCTTCCAGACTTTCCACCAGACGCGCCGCCGTGCGTATGGCGCTCGCGCCCATTTCGGGATTGCGCCCCGCGTGGGCGGCGATGCCTTTCACGTCGATGCGGATCACGGCTCCGCCCTTGCGCTGCGTGACGACCTCATTGCTTGTGGAACCGCTCTCGCAGTTGAAGGCAAACGCGCAGTCTGCGCATTCCTGCTCGAAAAGCTGTCCGCCGAGGCCGCCGGACAGCATGTGTCCGCTTTCCTCGTCGCTGGAAAGGATCAGCTTGATCTGGCGGTCATGGTAGCGGCAGGCTCTGAGAGCCTTGACGGCAAAGAGCGCAATGACGATGCCGCCCTTGCAGTCGAAAACGCCCGGACCGTACAGCTTGTCGCCGTCCTGCCGGAACAGTTCGGGCCAGCTTCCCGCGGGATGCACCGTATCCATATGGGCAATCAGCGCAATGGGGCGCTGCGTTCCCTGCCGGGTGCAGGCCGTCAGGGCGTCGCCGGCTCCGTCGTAGTGCGTTTTGCGGCATGCCATGTCCATGGCGTCGCAGTAGGTGTCGAGATGGCGGGCCAGACGGCTGACGGCGTCCTTGTCGGCGGAGGGCGTTTCCATTTCCACCAGCCTTTTCAGAAGCTGGAGCATTTCCGCCTGCCTGCCGTCGAGGTATGCCATGGCCTCGCGCCACAATGTTTTGTTGTTCATAGTCGGCCGCTCTTGTGTTTTCCTGAAAAAAGATGGCCCAGACTATCCGCATACATGAAAATGTTCAAGAGACAAGGCAACATGAGAATACTTTTACAAACGGCGTCGAACAGGAGATGTTTTGTGATATAAATGACAAAGTAAGACTGCCCGAAAAAACGCTGCGTTGCAGTCACATTTCGTGCGCATCACTGTACAGACGCGTGGCGTCGCATGAACTGATGCAATTATGTACTGTGTTCGTCCGCATCGCGAGCCGGACATGAAAGGGAAAAACGCAATGGCAGGCTTTGGGGAAATGCCGACGCTCGCCGATCGGGATGCGATGGTCGGTCTGCGCGTTTGTGGGATCTGAACCGGCGTACGGCATCGGCGGGGCGGCGGGGACGATTTGGGACGGTCGCAGCTTCCCGCATCTGGTGGGAGAGCTCTGCCGGAGCCTGCGGCCAGGGAATGCAGGAGCGGCCGTGCATCGGAGCATCGAGCAGCATAATTACCATGCTTTTTAGGCATAATATGGTATTTGATATAAGTATTTGCTATGAATAGGCGTTTCCTTTATCAGAGAGACAACAGAGTTGAACATCCTCATGAAGTCGGGCCTGCGCCCGGGGAGAATGCCATATGAAAAAAGTAAGCAGCATGGCCATGAGCGCGATTGTCGGCATCACGGCACTTGCCGGAGCTTCGATGATGACTCAGGAACAGGCGTTTGCCGGCAGCACTGCCAAGGAGGGTAAGACAATGACGCTGGAACAAAAGTGGGACAAGACGTTTCCCAGGAGCAGCAAGGTCGATCACAAGAAGGTAACCTTCGTCAATCGTTACGGAATCACGCTGGTCGGCGATCTCTACATTCCGAAGCAGACAAGCGGCAAGCTCGCGGCCATTGCGGTGAGCGGACCGTTCGGAGCGGTCAAGGAACAGGCTTCCGGCCTGTATGCCCAGACCATGGCCGAAAGAGGCTTTCTGACGCTGGCCTTTGATCCTTCCTATACCGGAGAGAGCGGCGGCGAACCGCGCAACGTGGCGTCTCCCGACATCAATACCGAAGATTTCAGCGCGGCGGTGGATTTCCTGACCACCCTGGACAACGTGGACGCGGAACGCATCGGCATCATCGGCATCTGCGGCTTCGGCGGCATGGGCCTCAACGCTGCGGCCATGGATACGCGCATCAAGGCCACCGTGGCTTCCACCATGTACGACATGAGCCGCGTCACGGCCAACGGCTATTTTGATTCCATGGACGCCGACGCCCGTTATGAACTGCGCCGTCAACTCAACGCTCAGCGTACGCAGGACGCCCGTTCCGGCAAGATAGCGCCTTCGCAGAACAGACTGCCCGACGCCCTCAAGGGCGACGAGCCGCAGTTTGTGAAGGATTACTTCAACTACTACAAAACGCCACGCGGATTCCATCCCCGCTCCGTCAACTCCAACGGCGCATGGAACGCGACCTCGTCCCTGTCTTTCATGAACATGCCGCTGCTGAGCTATGCGGGTGAAATTCGCAGTGCCGTGCTGCTCATTCACGGCGAAAAGGCGCATTCGCGCTATTTCAGTGAAGACGCCTTCAAGAAACTCAAGGGCGACAACAAGGAACTGATGATTATTCCCGGCGCAAGCCACGTTGATCTGTACGACAGAACGGACATCATTCCCTTCGACAAGATAGAGGCGTTCTTCAAGGCCAATCTGTAAGGATAAACGTTTTGCCGGAGAGGCAGTGCGCGCAAAAAACTCCCCGCGATGCGGGGAGTTTCAAAAAGGCGAAGCCTTTTAAAAGTTAAAAAGAGGGCTCCTTTGTAAAATAACAAGTTGTCTCGACTCGAAATCCATACACAAAGGACCCCAGCAATGAATGACCAGGGTTTAAATCATACCCGTTGGACCTGCAAGTATCATATACTTTTCGCTCCGAAATTCAGACGCAAGCTGATATACGGAAAGTATCGCAGAACGACAGGAAAAACTCTGAGAAAACTGTGTGAATACAAAGAAATAGAGATAGTAGAAACAAATGCGTGTATGGACCATACCATATGCGCATCAAGATTCCACCAGAGTATAGCGTGGCGCAGGTAATGGGGGATTTGAAAGGGAAGAGCTCTTTGATGATATTTGAGAGTTTTTCGTATCTGCGCCATAAGTTCGGCAATCGTCATTTCTGGTGCACCGGCTGTTTTGTCAGCACAGTAGGAGTAAATAACTCTACGGCGAGAGTCGATACAAAGCCCTCTGGTCAAATCAAACCGCCCCTTGAAGGGGCGGTTCTGACTTAAAAGCCCCAGCTCGTCTGGGGGGCCTGAAAATTTATAGTCATGTGTATGTTATGAATACTCCTTTTGATTCGTCAAGAAAGGGGTGCGGTCTGGCAACTGCGCCCATGAGCAAATCAAAAGGATGTCACAATGGGTGACGCAAAGAAGTTAGCGCATACGAAATGGAACTGCAAATATCACATGGTATTTGTACCAAAATATCTCTGACAGATTTTCTATGGTGAGAAGAAAAGGGCCATAGGAGAAATCTTGCGGAAATTATGTGAGTGGAAGGGCGTGAGCATAGTAGAAGTGGAATGTTGTCCCGACCATATCCATTATGTTGCTTGAGATGCCGCCCAAGATGAGGTATCGGCGTTTGTCGGATATTTGAAAGGAAAGAGCGGCCTGATGATATATGAGCAGCTCGGCGAGCTGAAGTTCAAATATCGTAATCGGGAGTTCTGATGCCGTGGTTACTCTGTCGACACGGTGGGCACGAATAAGGCAAAGATAGCTGAGTACAACAGGCATCAGCGGCTAAGGATGGCTGAGGATAAGCTGCAGCCGGCGGCCGGGTATTCCGTACTCCGGAAGCCCGTTTGCGGGGCCGCCGGTAACAGAAATCAGATATCAGATCGTATATGCGTCTCTAGGACGCGGTTGGTAAGAAAGCTATACAGGAACACAAGAGGCCCCACCGGCTATGCTGGTGGGGCCCCATTTCGCAAGAAGAATTTTTTGAGAAAAAGGACTCGCGGAAAGCCGGTCAGCGCGAGGCGTCGGCCCGTCCCATGACCCTGTTGAAAAATTCCTGAAGCATGGACACCAGACGGGCGTGTATGGCTTCCCGGGTTTCCTCGTCCACGCTGTTGCACAGGGAGGCCAGCGGCATGGCGGGATCAGCATCCGGGCATGTCGTCTGGAGCGAGGGCGCGTCCGCCTGATGCAGCAGCTGGTACTCCGTGTTTTGTCCCAGCATGGCAACAAAGCGTCTGGCCTGTTCCGAAGGTCGGTTCCAGCGTTCTTTTTCCGCCCCCACGAACAGGCAGGGAATGTGAACGTCGGCAAGACTGTCCTGGCTGAACAGCATGGAGAAGCCGGGCGAGACGAAGGCCATGGCCCGGAAGCGTTCGTCCGCCACGGGCGTGTTGTGAGAGAGAGGCGGCAGCAGGGGAAGCGCCACGGGCGGAGTGGGAATGTCGCGGATCCGGGCCAGCCGGAGCTGGCGTTGATGGCTGCGCGCCACGGAGTCGGCCAGGCGGCGGAAAAGCTGTTCGCGTGCCTTGACAGCCACATGCATCATGACGGTTTTTTCTTCCCGCTCCAGCGTGCGGTGACGCATGCTCTCCACCAGCTCGTCCATGCGGCCGGAGAGAAACGGACGGCACCACGGGCTGTCCGTGGGGCGCAAAAGCTCCCTGACGTCAGGCGAAAGCCCTTCATCGGCCAGCGCAGGCGTAACCAGAAAGTTCTGCACCGTTCCTGAAAGCTCTTCCGGAATGCTGTGTTCGGCAACAGGCTTTGGAGGCACGACTTCCGGCACGGAGATGGGAGGAATTTCATCGTCGGGGCGGATGTCGGGCTTGATGGTGTCCGGCAGGGTGAGCTCCGGCGAGGGAATCGTCATGTCTTCGTCGCTTTCCCCGGAAGCAGGTTTGACGGGCGCTCGTTCTCCGCAGAAGTCGGCCCAGGCGTCCGGGGTCATTTCGCCGCCGGCAAGCAGCAGGCCTGCGGAAGCTGGCATGCCGAAGCCGAGAAACGCTATGCGGGAGGCGTCGGCCTGCGCGCCTATCTGAGGATGCTCAAGCACGACGTCGAGGGCGGCCCTGAGCTGCAGCGCGCGCACGGGCAGTTCCCGATCGGAGAAGAGCAGCGCCATGTCCTCCCCGTTGTCGTGATCGTGCGTGGGGGCCGCCACGATGAATCCGCGGGAGGCGAGCTCAGCCGCGATGTCGTGATGCGTCCAGGCCGAGCCCGTGACGTCGTGAGACAGAATGATGACGGGCCACGGCCCTTCCATGATCGGCGCATTGCGCGCGGCGCTGAAGCTCCAGTCGCCCACCTTCACGGTGCCGGACTTGCGCCGCGTGGGATACCAGACGCCCATGTGAATCATGAGCCGCTGCGCGGGCAGACTGGAGGAAAGCGTGCGGTAGCCGGCATAAATGGTCTGATTTTTTTGCCTGGCCTCCGCGCAGGGCGCAAGCATCAAGACCGTCAGCACGAGGATGACGAGTCGCCGCGTCAGACGAGGCAAGGTCGGGCAAAAAGAGGTCAGAGTCATGAGATTGCTCCGCAGCGGAGCTTTTCTGGCTAGGCTTCGGGGTTTTCTTTGGGAGCCGCGAAGTCCACGGCCGGGCCTTGTTCTTCGCGGGGTTCCGCGGCCTTCACTTCGTTCCAGAGTTCGTCCTTTTCGTCCAGACTGAGCGCCTTGAAATCGAGTCCGCGTTCGCGGGCGAGCTTTTCCATGGCTTCAAAACGGGTGCGGAAGCGGTTGGCCGCAAAGTCCACGGCGGAACCGGCCTTGACGCCCATGCGGCGTCCGAGCTCCACGAGCGTAAAGATCATGTCTCCGAGTTCGTGCTCCTTGGCGGCGTCGCTGCCCGAGGCGCGGGCGTCGAGCAGTTCAAGCCACTCGGCTTCCACCTGACGTTCGACCTCTTCGTCGTCGTCCCAGGTGAATCCGGCTCCCGCGGCCTTGGCGTGCAGACGGTAGGCCTTGGTCAGCGGCGGCAGGCCGGAAGGCACGGAAGAGAGCACGCCCTTGGACGCTTCGCCTTCGGCTTCCTTTTCCGCCTTCTTGATGGCGGCCCAGTTCTTCATGAGGTCGTCGATGCTCTCGCAGTGCTTTTCGCCGAACACGTGGGGATGACGGCGGATCATCTTGTCCGCGCCCATTTTGAGGGCGTCGCCGAGGGAGAACTGTCCCGCAAGTTCAAAGCGGCGGGCCATGAGCAGGAGCACGAAGAGAAGATCGCCCATTTCGTCGCAGGCGTGGCCGGGCTTGCCGGAGCGGATGGCGTCCACGAGTTCATGACATTCTTCTATGAGATATTCGCACATGGATACGGGGGTCTGCTCCTTGTCCCAGGGGCAACCCTTTTCAGGATCGATGAGCTGATTGACGACGTTCTGAAAGCGAAGAAGCTGTTCCTGCTCGTTCATGATGGACTCCGTTTGAATATGACGGCGCAACGCGCTGAATTACAGTTGAGGAATGTGAAGGTCGAGAGAGCCGGCGAGCGCCTGAATGAAGCGCATGAGCGGGGGAAGCACCTGAGATTGCCTGACCACGTCCACGTCCGGCAGCAGCCGGATGGCGATGTAGCCGATGACTCCGGCGAAAAGGAGGCCTTTGGCCAGTCCGGCCAGCAGACCGAGCATGCGGTCTATGCCGCCGGCAAAGGCGGATTCCAGCATGTTGTGAAGCACATGGGCAAGAAGCCCCACCACAAGAATGCCCGCCACGAAAAGCAGCGCCATGGAGAGCATGGGCGCGAAGCCCGGCGAAACGCCGTACTGCGTGAGCATGGGCGCAAACTGTGCGCTGAAGGTGCGGGCGAGCACAATGCCGGCCGCCACGCCGAGCAGGCCCGCGACTTCCTGCACCAGGCCCCGTATCAGTCCCT includes the following:
- the pepT gene encoding peptidase T, producing MKHEYADELTERFLRYVAVPSESNPAAGVVPSTEGQRELARLLAGELQAMGLEDIEIDEHSILTAKLPGNVSGAPAVGFVAHLDTVPVSLSPEVHPQMLHYEGGDVCLNAEKDIWLRLAEHPELADYAGQDIIFTDGTSVLGADNKAAIANVMTMLHVLSSGDRPHGEIRVAFVPDEEIGLCGSKLMDLNKFKVDFAYTIDCCAVGELVYETFNAGSVLFEIEGVTAHPMSAKGVLVNPLLVATDIINCFDRKQTPEHTDGKEGYWWFTGMESNSSRCTLHMNIRDFDKKCYEARKKYVQDVVDFTRIRHKRAKIKVTFTDVYGNIVESLGEDRAPIDLMYEAAHEIGVEPKTIAMRGGTDGSALSAKGLVTPNYFTGGLNFHSNAEFLPVPSLCKSLEMTLKILELAAKKSAC
- a CDS encoding DMT family transporter, with the translated sequence MKTLHERLVYLYLFLTFFLWGSLYVVSKYVLDKVPPFTVSLVRYAISFLLLLVLIRIKKFRPVERQDYKYIFMIGFFGYFVALVLQLLGTKFSNASFAALVNSLNPIVIMIMAAIFLHERLTIQKVIGLALGIVGVYFIIGGVHGSDMMTGIILSLISVLLWSYVSIIIRKIGHKYHPLIITAWSMGVALVFTLPASAVELMHTPAVWDAGVAASLLYMAVMCTCVAHLLWNESLSLIEAGTCSAFYPVQPLTATILGILFLGEAVSLSFWIGTALILMGVMLCLIHFSKAPAACQTSCCSSRER
- a CDS encoding MATE family efflux transporter; amino-acid sequence: MFRLQKQHIDIRLLLRLTLPIFLELVLQLLVGNVDKIMVGNDYSATAINQANTILDMLAVSLSVLSAASLILISQYKGAHNKEKEQQVYVLSFYFNLTVSLSIGVLLAVLARPVLSAIHVQPEIMDEAVIYLRITGSGLFLQAVMLSLSAYLRSNTYMKQCLFVAFLFNIINISGNALFLWGFGMQGAVAVAIPSVISRLMGALILFYEVRKYLRLNLSITQLFRCRRSELLKILKIGLPSCGESISYSFSQIVILAIINTFSTMEAVVKTYATMLAMCSYLFTSAISQAMQILLGRALGAKRHQEAEELVVWVTVVSCAASITISVAIALFANTIFGLLTDNADVIRLCRTVMLIDIALEIGRAINIVMVRALQTCGDVIFPTTLAIIFCWAVAVCGSWLLGSVLGLGIIGVWVAMSADELCRAGIFIVRFRRGNWKNLSLVDEKS
- a CDS encoding Na+/H+ antiporter NhaC family protein yields the protein MFTFLVGGYFQVLIASNSVDAFISWLVGRLGTRSFLILPAVIVIMSILGASGVMANPVVATIPIGVILARRLGADHITGVAIMFLAAYGGYATSPVCAMTVQIAQQIAGLPMLSGFGFRSVVWLVFLLPTMLFIVRYARRIGRAPHEEPASAAPEAPQNDTPAFNGRHALALLGLVAGLGIYVWGSLSWHWGMNYMAGIMMLVAMFCALVTGMGMNGFVAGFLQGARQMTFSAMLIGLATGISVVLSEGHILHSIIYGMAVALNSLHSVLVAPVMFIFNLLFNFFVPSGSGQAAVVMPIMAPLSDVVDISRQTAVLAFQLGDGLSNVIFPTNGTMMASIAMAGLDYRRWTGWVLPLFLLWTLMAVVVMIIAVATGL
- a CDS encoding M20/M25/M40 family metallo-hydrolase, with amino-acid sequence MNNKTLWREAMAYLDGRQAEMLQLLKRLVEMETPSADKDAVSRLARHLDTYCDAMDMACRKTHYDGAGDALTACTRQGTQRPIALIAHMDTVHPAGSWPELFRQDGDKLYGPGVFDCKGGIVIALFAVKALRACRYHDRQIKLILSSDEESGHMLSGGLGGQLFEQECADCAFAFNCESGSTSNEVVTQRKGGAVIRIDVKGIAAHAGRNPEMGASAIRTAARLVESLEALTTPDGNLFNCGKITGGTGSNIIPDSCAISLGLRYMSNADYEDALKNLERLCAQTPLPGTSASFTVLARYPAMEKTPGTDALAAVYDEASRELGYGPVSFVSTGGCSDSAFVTQTGVPTLCALGIGGANAHTKEEYALLSSLVPQCKKLVAAILSLPDDNA
- a CDS encoding alpha/beta hydrolase; this encodes MKKVSSMAMSAIVGITALAGASMMTQEQAFAGSTAKEGKTMTLEQKWDKTFPRSSKVDHKKVTFVNRYGITLVGDLYIPKQTSGKLAAIAVSGPFGAVKEQASGLYAQTMAERGFLTLAFDPSYTGESGGEPRNVASPDINTEDFSAAVDFLTTLDNVDAERIGIIGICGFGGMGLNAAAMDTRIKATVASTMYDMSRVTANGYFDSMDADARYELRRQLNAQRTQDARSGKIAPSQNRLPDALKGDEPQFVKDYFNYYKTPRGFHPRSVNSNGAWNATSSLSFMNMPLLSYAGEIRSAVLLIHGEKAHSRYFSEDAFKKLKGDNKELMIIPGASHVDLYDRTDIIPFDKIEAFFKANL